TCATCTAACAAAAAAAatgtagatttaaaaaaattatcgtataatagtaaatacatgaatttaaaaaaattaattaattaagtaacaaaaaaaaaacaacaacaaACCCTTTCTTTCATTCTCCATGTCTGCGTAATACAATTTACACCTTCGATTGATGATGTGTGTCGTAGTTTACAAAATGCCATCTGCATTTTCCAATCATCCTCCTCCGtcaatttcgaattttcttcCTCGTGGCATGGTTTTGAGGCAATTACTGACATGGTACGCCCGTGACTCGAATAAAGTTTCTATTATACTTGTACAACAGATATGCTTCCGTTATTAGTAGTTCTGAACGTACGTTGAACAAGTGTAAATTGAAACTACGAACTGACAATATTCAATAAACTGCAAACGCACAAACGTGTTTCAACAGGgcacaattttgtaaatttatttcgatGGCTGCCATCTTACATTTCTAACGACGTTACCAAACTCTGGCGAATGCGTACAGTCTTCAGTTACAATAACTATATGCAGATGGTGCCACATATGAAACCGcgcgattttgtaatttttacttttatccaTTGATATTTCAGAAAGGAATTGAATAATGGTAAATAACATTCTTTACAAGTTTTACaagaacattttattttttaaatactgcaCAGTTCATTACTTTATGATTAAGTTTTCGAAATTATCATTCAATTTTGTCGTTTCAGCTACTTAGTTTAGTTAAATACgttgttttaaatattaaaaaaaacttaatcaaatttaattttatatgaagtGGGTTATCTAACTTGACCACCTTAATTATCTTTCTTATTTGTAGAAATATGCAGAAAATTTGTTTGCAGAAATCATATTGTCTTCAAAATCAACTTGGATCTCCCAACATTTAGTTTTCAATCAACTTTTGAgaaaattttttacatattatgGTACCAAAGCCCAGTTTGATAACATGTATGTAACTTATGTGAATAAAGTTTTCTTGATAGTTCTATAAATGTCAGAAACCCATTAAAGTGATCAAGGTAGATGACATACCTTGCACACTGTACATATATATGCATACATTTAAGTGCATAcaaatgcatatacatatagaagaatggttttatacatattttgtccaaatatgtttatacattttcGTTTATCcacttaatttttaatactagtAATCTATACTTACAATGTATACTGATGTATACACGTTGCGTGCTAATTAACACTTTTCTTATAACAGAGAAgttaagtaatttaaaaatcaccTAATGAAAGATTAAACATAAGAAGCTGAAAATcaaactaaaaatgtaaaacatgcgttttagtttttaaaaaaaattaaaattcaaaagacTGATATTAAAATGTTACCTCTACAAAACCTCACAAGCAATATTCCGTTGCATACTATATTCACAGCCTATGTATACAAACTTTATTTGTTCTATATACAATCTTAATCTTAATCATGAACCGTTTGGaatgaattaatttatatagcTAGAATATTAGCTTTCGATTAGGATTAAATTAATTGGTgcttaaaaatatattgtaaaatacaatTCTAAAATCTTTCTTATAATAAACTTTACTTAGTTCTCTCACTTGTTATCTTTTCGATTTCTTGTGATTCATAGAATGACTTTGGATGATTCAATTATTCTTTTTCCCGTCTTAAACGTCATTGAATAGTTTGAGAATTACTAAGAGGCTTATAACCctgaaattcattaaatctctATTAGTTGCATTCACTAaatactaattttaaaaataaaatatcaatataaaaCATGTAGCACACTACTAACAAAACAACTAACTACAACATACacagattactaaattttagGTGCAAAATCAGTTAAAGATGAGTGCACAACGATGAAGCTAAAATATGATACATGgatgttacaaataaaaataacaaacagTTAGTCATTTTTTGCAATATGTGATTAGTAGCACAAATGTTAATCACAGACTAGGTAGTTTGTACAATCTGTACTTGTTAGTGATTCATGCTGCCATAATAGGGCTGGCATACACTTATCCGTTTGCTTCCTGGTGTTATGGCATTATTGAATGAATCTCGTAATCGTTCTCTAAATGTTTTATATTCTAGCTCTGGATTATTTTGGCCAAAATCAAAGTCTGCAACTTCCACGGTAAATCTTGCTCTGCTTTGTATATAATATGCAATACCAAAAATAATGAGTACTACAGCAGCAAGTGAACAAGAAACAGGTACAACAATCACTGATAGTTGTGGCTTTGTTGTGACTGAAAATATAATAGACAGAGATGATTTAAGTTTTATCCGAAATAAaagttattagtattattaaaatgtacaatatgcacctttgtaaatatttattgtcaATGGATAGATTTGTTTGCTGACATCGTTATCCAGTATAATTAATATGGTGTATACACTAGGTTCCAAAAAATAATGAATGATGGAAAAATTACAAGAATAAAGGGGAGTTCCATTGTCACACGTTTCATTTCCAGTAACATTATACTTTCCTCTATGAAAATAAAGGCACTTTTGGAAAGGTCCAGAACCTTTGCACGTTACATTAAGAGATAACATATCCCATGGCTGAATCCAATTTGTACCTTCCACTGTTATGTTCATTATAGGtgctacaattttaattaaaagaaaaatatataattataattaataggtCAAAGTTAATAAGAACTATATAATTTAGCACTCACCAcgaatatcaatttttttaataaaatggccATATGTTTTATTAGGATCTGGAAGGATCATCGAAgaatttgaacaaatataaGGTAAAGAAATATTATTCACAGTAGCCATGCTGGTATTTGATGTATCAATAAACGGTATCGGAGATGTCacatttataatattagaaGTTGCATAATTATTAGGTGTGACAGTAGTTACCAACTCTGTGGTAGTAATATTTGATACTGCAATATTTGATACTGTTATATTTGATACTGTAGTATTTGGCACAGTTGCATTAGGTGAAACAGTTGATACTGGAACAGTTGTCGGAGATACAGTAGTTGTTGTTATTGGGTCATATGATGCAAGTACTAAAGCTTCCACAATATGTGATCTATcaggaattgtaaaattgtaaagaaaatagaaatcgcTCGTTTGCCCGTAATATTTGCAGTCTATAAACCAGTAAATGGATACTGATGTGGCATTCATCAAGTAATCTAGATCTCCTTTACGTATATTTATCGTCATGTTTGTTTCAGATATAGAAGAAACATATGTATCCGCTACCGTTTTATTAGATTGGATAATTCCAATATCACCATTAAGAAACTCTAAAGAAAATACATTTCATTAAGGTAGTATATAATTagtatataacaaatattttaacttaCCAGTTACATGAAATATTGTTCGAACACTGGTGAGCTGTCtccaaataattacaaaatatttctcaACAACTACTTCGACTGCATATGTGCCAACAGTATAATTTTCTGGTGAAATATTTAAACTCCAATATGTTGTTGTATTTGATGTTTCTGTCTGtagaagtaaaaaataaatatttaaaaacttatatttaaatttgacaagATATTGATTTTGAGAagtaaacaatatatttaataaaatagggaaataaatgcaaatatgtttctataataataaatacttgaAGAGATCCTCAAAATAGAACAAATTATAGTAAAATTGcttatatatgaaatatatatcatatattatatatcagCTTATATATCATACTCAATACCAAGTGAAACTATAattgttttgaatattttgaataagtATGAAATGTAGATAGTAGAATTTGTCATACATTGGAAGATAAAATGAAACATATATATTAAGGAAACATTTGCTGACAAATGTAAATAACATGGATACATATAAATGCTAAAAATACCAGATGAGTACATatagttaaatataatttacaagactgcacaaaacaaattaatatatttgtattttgcaGGTGTGTCATACATGATGCTATGTAAGGTGAAGTCGCACAATTGTTTTTGATCATTAGTAACTAAGGAAACAAATAAGTAATTGCACATTACTTATTTAAGCAAAGTTTCATTATTTTGCAATAATGATAATGTTTAATGTTAAGTATAATGTTAATGAgcttagaaataaaaagaaacaaaccTCATATTCATGAGGAGTTAATGCATTATCTTTCCATGCATACTTAAAAGTTCCTGACGGTCTTTCTCCATCTTCAAACAAATCAGCTTTAAAAGTGATGGTTCCACCTAATACTACAGGACCATCATGAGACAATGTGACAGTATATTCAGCATTAACTGGaatacaaaaaaatgaataataataatatgcatatatattGTACACATATAAGTATGAATTAAGATAACAATAAAATCAACTGCAAAATGGAAGAAATGTCACATTACATTGAAACAGTTAATCAATTTACCTTgacaaataaacaaaatatagaaaaaactCCAAAATAAATGCACCATCTGCATTCTGTAAATTAGCAGGAGGTcacatttattttaacaaactgTACTCCGTGAATTTGTTGTTAATCAACTTGCAATTAAATGCGTATCATGATGTTTCCAACTGTAACACCATTTTAGTACTAATGATTGCCAActgtatatatttttgatataatGCAATGGATAGATGGCGCGGACTAACTCTTGTTTACCTCTttcaaaaaaaataaattggcaGTAGAAATAAACATGATATAATAGAACATTTGCAATaagttttttataaaatattgcaaaattcaagATTGGTTCATCATATTCAGTGATTTTTTTATATGTTCCTTCCGGGAATATTTTTCAAGGTTCATCACACATTACTTATAGGGAATATAGGGACAAATCATATCCGTAAAGGAAGGAGTTCAAGAAAGTCGTCGATTCCTGaatatgaaatttgtatatttctaaatgttttaattaaaaactctttaattcttaaattttgaaactacgaaatttcaagtttagaaatttccagactcgaaaatttgaaagtttacttGGCATACATAGAATGAATGGACAGAAACTGGTCCAATGGCGAAGgagagtatttgaaaattggcaGACATAGTATGTTCAATAAAATTAGTGATATTGATTTCGATTCCATACTTCCTCCCAGATAAGTTTTATCCACTTTATCACTTGAAAATAATTGATTGTATAAGTTGAAAATAACGCGTAAACTTTAATTCGATATCCTCTGAAGTCTTTATTTGAGCGCCAAAAAATGACAACACCTTGAAACTGATATCatgcacttttatttttattatttacagtgTTTTAAATACGTTTTAGTTGCGTTAATATACAACTTATTagcaatacaaaatattttaaaagcgaTAGCAAGTTGAACAttacaaattcaaattattGTGCAGTAAAATAAGTTTGAGTTTTGAGTAGCGATGTTCGCCGTTAGATGGCTATAGCATTTCAAGAGACATTAAAAGTATTGTGTTTGGGCAGAGAGGGAACAAGGAATACTTTTTTAACGAATAGCTTTTATTAATAATGACTTTAACAACGCGTACGATAAAACGAGAATGACGCCAATACATGGCTGAGAGGGAAGAAACGGTAGAAAACAAAAGACAGTCGAATTCTCGCGCGGTTTTCGCTCGGCACCGTTCGGGCGTCCCGGCAGCCTTCGTGACCGCGTCGTGGGATTACTTCCCCAATTGCGTATATAACAAAAAgcaatgttttaaattattattattaacgctAATTGAATTATGGCTTCATTACATAAGCAACGTTCAATTCGTAGAATATTCTACTTTCTATTATCATGCAATAATCTCTTATTTTACGAAAAATGGCAATTTTCTCTCACCTTAAGTACACTGTGCTACGCCAGCTGGCGCTAGTGGTTCTGTTTTTAAACcgtaaaatgatataaaatcgTAGAACATAAAAGTCAAGTTTTATATGTGATTAATCATAAATCAGTTCATAcctcatttaataaaatataatattaatcattAATAATTAGTAACATTAAGCCAATGCTCCTGCAAATTCATTTCTTTTGTCTATTACAAAAAGCTATCAATTTTAcacgttttattgaataaaaaaataattcagttaaacattctaatgaagcaaaatTCACTAATTAACTTTTGTAAATAAAACTAGAAATATAGGGATGCATTTGCTAATACATTGAAatatcagaatttaggaatgttgggGACTAGGGACATTCTAGGGATATTAAAATCTAGAAACATCGTGATCTAAGAATATCGGGATCAAGGATGTCTATAACCAGAGACTTTGTATTTCAGAttaataaatctttaaattattgttatgtGAGTATGAAACATCAGTACATATTTAGTTTCTATAACATAAATAGAACATTTACTAATTTAGCATCGAAGACGAAAGAATTTTTAtcgaaaatacaataaattgaatactaaaataattttccaataaTTTCGCGTGaaatcataaatatttcattggaTTTGTAGACGCAAACAGGCAGCTTTTATTTTCTCCGCTAATTCTTCATTTCTTTCTGATACATATTTTACCACGCAGCTCAGGTTATTTCATTATCTTTTTCAAGGAACAGTCGTGTTCCCGGAATCAGGAAATGTCGAGTGAAATTAGTCGTGATCCGTGTGGAGCATCGGAATCAACCCCTCTGAGAAACGTTATTTAATATTGCAAGAGAAAAATACACCTTCGAAGGCTAAATTCAGGTTGTGACCCCATTGACTTGCGCGGTAAGATGATGCACTTtaaatttgtacgaattttTTCACTAGCGTTTACATTGACAGACAAAATGAGATATACACGCCTTGGATTTCATCGTTTATCAAAACGTTTTCCGTGCTTCAGGCCAGCAGGTTCAGATGAAATCTCGTTTCTGTATTTTCTGTCGGCAAAGAATTCTCgtagtttaaattttcaaagcttgATGCTAAGGAAAATAGCGAAACCGTTGAGAAAAACACTTGCCAGAGAGAATATGAGAGAAATTTAATGTTTTTCAAATAACAACCGAGAAACTTCTTGTTTTTGATATTTTACGCGAGAAATCGTTTCAAACGGAGGACGAAAACCTAATTTTTTAAACGCATATACCTTAAAAAAGTATGTTATTTTAGTTGTAACTATATCctgatatttcaattttatattgaacACATAATCGATACATTAGGTACGCTGTTAATATGGATAAGGAATCGTACGCGCCATTTTATATGGTTTCAACTTTCCGTAATCAATCTTGTTACCCCTGTAATAAAAGGGTAATATTCGCAGTACACCTTCGGGGAAAAAGAATTACAATGAAAAATTACTCGCTGGCTTCTCCAAACACAGTTAATAATTTCTCCCCAACGAAGTTATTCAATCACCGTTTTTCAAAACACTTGCGGTAACATAATTTCATGGTAGAAATTgagatataaattttcaaatcattcagttttttaaatttcaattccctaaattcttttTCGCATTTTTATCGAATTGTTGTCAATTTTCATGCAGTTTGCAGTAAATCATGTCTTCTGTTTATAttcttttcaatattattttataaattttattacgttTTGTTTATTCTTCTTTATCTtctttttaaaacaattttgctAATTTCTCCGTTCAATTGATTTTTATCAGT
Above is a genomic segment from Megachile rotundata isolate GNS110a chromosome 15, iyMegRotu1, whole genome shotgun sequence containing:
- the LOC100879796 gene encoding uncharacterized protein LOC100879796 isoform X1: MQMVHLFWSFFYILFICQVNAEYTVTLSHDGPVVLGGTITFKADLFEDGERPSGTFKYAWKDNALTPHEYETETSNTTTYWSLNISPENYTVGTYAVEVVVEKYFVIIWRQLTSVRTIFHVTEFLNGDIGIIQSNKTVADTYVSSISETNMTINIRKGDLDYLMNATSVSIYWFIDCKYYGQTSDFYFLYNFTIPDRSHIVEALVLASYDPITTTTVSPTTVPVSTVSPNATVPNTTVSNITVSNIAVSNITTTELVTTVTPNNYATSNIINVTSPIPFIDTSNTSMATVNNISLPYICSNSSMILPDPNKTYGHFIKKIDIRAPIMNITVEGTNWIQPWDMLSLNVTCKGSGPFQKCLYFHRGKYNVTGNETCDNGTPLYSCNFSIIHYFLEPSVYTILIILDNDVSKQIYPLTINIYKVTTKPQLSVIVVPVSCSLAAVVLIIFGIAYYIQSRARFTVEVADFDFGQNNPELEYKTFRERLRDSFNNAITPGSKRISGYKPLSNSQTIQ
- the LOC100879796 gene encoding uncharacterized protein LOC100879796 isoform X2; the protein is MQMVHLFWSFFYILFICQVNAEYTVTLSHDGPVVLGGTITFKADLFEDGERPSGTFKYAWKDNALTPHEYETETSNTTTYWSLNISPENYTVGTYAVEVVVEKYFVIIWRQLTSVRTIFHVTEFLNGDIGIIQSNKTVADTYVSSISETNMTINIRKGDLDYLMNATSVSIYWFIDCKYYGQTSDFYFLYNFTIPDRSHIVEALVLASYDPITTTTVSPTTVPVSTVSPNATVPNTTVSNITVSNIAVSNITTTELVTTVTPNNYATSNIINVTSPIPFIDTSNTSMATVNNISLPYICSNSSMILPDPNKTYGHFIKKIDIRAPIMNITVEGTNWIQPWDMLSLNVTCKGSGPFQKCLYFHRGKYNVTGNETCDNGTPLYSCNFSIIHYFLEPSVYTILIILDNDVSKQIYPLTINIYKVTTKPQLSVIVVPVSCSLAAVVLIIFGIAYYIQSRARFTVEVADFDFGQNNPELEYKTFRERLRDSFNNAITPGSKRISVCQPYYGSMNH